In the Granulosicoccus antarcticus IMCC3135 genome, TCCTTGGATGTTTCGACCATCTCACTACCGCGTTTGTGTGCTTGAGCCACTATCTCTGCTGCTTGCGCCTTGGCATCCTGAAGCAGTACAGCGATTTCAGCTTCTGCTTCTTCGCGCTTCTGGGAGCCTTTCTCAGCATCAGCCAGCCCGCCCGCTATCATCGCCTGCCTTTCTCGCAGTCCGTTGATAATAGGTGGCCAGACATACTTCATGCAGAAGAGAACGAACACGGCAAAGGAAATAGCCTGGCCGAGCAATGTCAGGTTCAGGTTCATATGCCTTGCCTCTCGTTAGTTGATTTCTCTAATCAGCCTGCGATCTGGCCGACGAAGGGGTTGGCAAATACGAAGAACAGTGCGATACCAACACCGATCATAGGGATCGCATCAAGCAGGCCGGCAACGATGAACATTTTGACCTGCAGCATAGGCACCATTTCTGGTTGACGAGCTGCACCTTCGAGAAAGCGACCACCAAGCAGCGCAAAGCCGATAGCAGTGCCAAGAGCAGCAAGGCCGATCATGATCGCAACAGCGATGGCAGTAGAGGCTACGACAGTTTCCATGAGAACTCCAAGATATTTAAAGGGTTAAAAAGTAAGAGTGGTACTGGTGAACTAAAAACTACGATTAATGATTTTCGTGCGCCATAGCCATATAAACGATGGTCAACATCATGAATATGAACGCTTGCAGGGTGATTACGAGAATATGGAAAATCGCCCAAGGCACTGACAACATCCATTGGGCCCAGAACGGCAGCAACGCAATCAGGATGAAGATGAGCTCACCGGCATACATGTTACCGAACAGTCGCAGTGCCAGAGAGATGGGCTTTGAGATCAAACTAACCCCTTCCAACAAGAGATTGACCGGTATGAGAATCGCCTGAACAACAGGATTGCTGCTGCCAAATGGCATTAGCGTGAGTTCTTTGACGAAACCCATGGGTCCTTTGACTTTGATGCTGAAGTAGATCATCAGTGCAAAGACTGAAAGAGACAGACCCATCGTGACGTTGACGTCAGTACTTGGGACAATCTTCATATAAGGAATACCTACGGCCTCACCGAGACGCGGTACGAAGTCAACCGGTATCAGATCCATGAAGTTCATCAGAAAAATCCAGACGAAAACTGTCAGCGCCAGTGGCGCAATCATGGGGTTTTTAGCGTGGAAGGTGTCGCGTACGTTAGTGTCGACAAATTCAACAACTACCTCAACGGAGGCTTGCAACAAGCCAGGCACACCGGAGGTAAAACTATCTGCAGCTTTCTTGAACAACCAGATGAAAAATGCACCCAGGACGATAGAGAAAAACATGGAGTCCAGGTTGATGGCCCAAAAGCCCATCTCTGCCGCTTCTTTGCCACTGTGGGCAATGCCTAAACCCTTCTCAGGGTGAAAACCAAGCACCAGGTTCTGCAAATGGTGCTGGATATACTCTGACGATGTAGGTGCGCTGTTGGCCATGGTTTCAATGCTTGAGTCTGGACTGGAGTCTATAACGGCTACTGAATTCTATAACTGCAACTTAATTTACTGAAAAACTTATTTAGCTCCGGCGGCTTCTTGCCTACCGACTACAAGTGGCACGATCCAATTGCAAGTCTGCACCAAAGCAAAGCCAATGAACACCGCTGGAGCGTTCAAGGGTTTCAAGTTGATAAAGACCAACGTGAACATACCAGCTGTTAGCAACATTTTACCAGCAGCACCTGCATAAAACGACCGCACGATCAGTTGTGCTGCCCTTGCTACCCGATACCTGAAGGCACGAAAAGCAAAATATGAATTCGGCAGAACGACTGTCATCCCGCCAAGGAAAGCAGCCAAAGCTACATCCTTATTCCAAAAAAAACCTGCTAACCCTACCGAAACGGCCCCAACAAGCTGCCAGATCAATATAAGTCTGATAACACGCAACCGTTGTTCAACCTGTCGCATGACTCAGTCCCGGGGTTTCTGCTATGAACGATGGCTGCATTCAGCTGCTCGTCCAACTTTGAACAGCGGCAGTATACCAGCGTTTTTTCTCTGTAAGACCGTTATCCATTCGATTGTTTATTATAGATTTTACCAATACTAACCAGCTCAGCACCTATAGTGCTCCATGATGCATCTGGTAGCTTGTACTTCGACAATCGGCAGGGAGTTATTAACTGTTTGTCGATAACGGCATGTACATCATTCAAGTGAAGGGCAGATAACCCGTTTACTGGTCAGGCGATCAAAACACTCACTTTATATGTGCAAGTATGCCCTGCAGCTCCGCCACCGAAGCGTAATTGATCTCAAGCTTGCCTCGGCCGGTCGACTTGTGCTGAATGCGTACTTTTGCACCCAGCTTCTCACCCAGCTTCTTGCTTAATCTTTCAATATCCGGATCGGCAATGGCTGCAGACTTGCGAGTCGGAGCCTCACTACCCTCCTCTGCGATCTCTCGAACCATTTTTTCCACAGCTCGCACAGTGAGCCCGTTCTTGATCACCTCCTTGGCTAGCGCATGCTGTCGATCACGCGGCGCACCGAGTATGGCCCGTGCATGGCCCATTTCCAGCTCGCCCTTGTCAACCAGCACCTTGACTTCATCATGTAACTCCAGGAGTCGCATGAGGTTGGTGACCGAAGCACGTGAACGCCCCACGGATTCGGCGACAGCCTTGTGCGTCATACCGAATTCATCACACAACCGTTCGAAGGCAGCGGCCTCTTCCAGCGGGTTGAGATCTTTGCGTTGTATGTTTTCGATGACAGACACCGCAGCTACAGATTTATCAGGCATGTCACGAATAATGGCGGGGAT is a window encoding:
- a CDS encoding F0F1 ATP synthase subunit B; this translates as MNLNLTLLGQAISFAVFVLFCMKYVWPPIINGLRERQAMIAGGLADAEKGSQKREEAEAEIAVLLQDAKAQAAEIVAQAHKRGSEMVETSKDAARSEGERLKQSAQTEIDLEVVSVKEGLRKQVGLLAVEGARRILGSEVDQNKHNAVIDDLVKQI
- the atpE gene encoding F0F1 ATP synthase subunit C, which codes for METVVASTAIAVAIMIGLAALGTAIGFALLGGRFLEGAARQPEMVPMLQVKMFIVAGLLDAIPMIGVGIALFFVFANPFVGQIAG
- the atpB gene encoding F0F1 ATP synthase subunit A yields the protein MANSAPTSSEYIQHHLQNLVLGFHPEKGLGIAHSGKEAAEMGFWAINLDSMFFSIVLGAFFIWLFKKAADSFTSGVPGLLQASVEVVVEFVDTNVRDTFHAKNPMIAPLALTVFVWIFLMNFMDLIPVDFVPRLGEAVGIPYMKIVPSTDVNVTMGLSLSVFALMIYFSIKVKGPMGFVKELTLMPFGSSNPVVQAILIPVNLLLEGVSLISKPISLALRLFGNMYAGELIFILIALLPFWAQWMLSVPWAIFHILVITLQAFIFMMLTIVYMAMAHENH
- a CDS encoding ATP synthase subunit I — encoded protein: MRQVEQRLRVIRLILIWQLVGAVSVGLAGFFWNKDVALAAFLGGMTVVLPNSYFAFRAFRYRVARAAQLIVRSFYAGAAGKMLLTAGMFTLVFINLKPLNAPAVFIGFALVQTCNWIVPLVVGRQEAAGAK